A genomic segment from Sulfitobacter mediterraneus encodes:
- a CDS encoding FAD-binding protein: MKITSEKDLVEAVRAADGPMAISGGNTRGFAPAGAELSVAGLSGITLYEPGALTMVAQAGTPVAEIEAALAKENQRLAFEPMDHRSVLGTTGTPTIGGIFAANVSGPRRIAVGAARDFLLGVRFVDGAGAVVKNGGRVMKNVTGYDLVKLMAGSFGTLAVLTEVSFKVLPCPETEASLVLHGMDDVQAIAALARGMGSPFEVTGAAHDPANGQTVMRIEGFEASVAYRMQRLKDLLANAGGEISELDAAASATFWTSQRDVAAFAEGEGDVWRVSCKPSDAPALAAKAAAEAHCYDWAGGLIWMRTVAGTDVRARMSGFDGHATLLRGADETRAKLGVFQPEAPGVARLTAGLRARFDPRGIFNSGLMGAAQ, encoded by the coding sequence ATGAAGATCACATCAGAGAAAGACTTGGTTGAGGCTGTTCGGGCTGCGGATGGGCCTATGGCCATTTCCGGTGGCAACACGCGGGGCTTCGCGCCCGCTGGCGCAGAACTGTCCGTGGCTGGGCTGAGCGGGATCACGCTTTATGAGCCTGGTGCCCTGACCATGGTGGCGCAGGCCGGAACGCCCGTGGCCGAGATCGAAGCGGCGCTGGCGAAAGAAAACCAGCGGTTGGCGTTTGAGCCTATGGATCATCGCAGTGTTCTCGGCACCACAGGCACACCAACCATCGGAGGGATTTTTGCCGCCAATGTCAGCGGACCCCGCCGGATCGCCGTTGGGGCGGCGCGTGACTTCCTTCTGGGGGTGCGGTTCGTGGATGGTGCTGGCGCGGTGGTGAAAAATGGCGGACGGGTTATGAAGAATGTGACCGGCTATGATTTGGTCAAGCTGATGGCTGGGTCTTTTGGCACGCTTGCTGTGTTGACCGAGGTGTCGTTCAAGGTTTTGCCCTGTCCGGAGACCGAGGCGAGCCTTGTGTTGCATGGGATGGATGATGTGCAAGCGATTGCGGCGCTAGCCCGCGGAATGGGCAGCCCGTTCGAGGTGACTGGCGCGGCGCATGATCCGGCAAACGGGCAGACCGTGATGCGCATTGAGGGGTTTGAGGCTTCCGTGGCTTACCGGATGCAGCGTTTGAAAGATTTGTTGGCAAATGCGGGCGGCGAGATCTCGGAATTGGATGCCGCCGCATCTGCAACGTTCTGGACGTCGCAGCGGGATGTTGCCGCTTTTGCTGAGGGTGAAGGTGATGTTTGGCGGGTGTCGTGCAAGCCATCGGATGCGCCGGCACTGGCTGCCAAAGCGGCAGCGGAGGCACATTGTTATGACTGGGCCGGAGGCCTGATCTGGATGCGCACGGTTGCCGGCACGGATGTGCGGGCACGGATGAGTGGGTTTGATGGTCACGCCACACTGCTGCGCGGGGCCGATGAAACACGCGCGAAGCTGGGTGTGTTTCAACCTGAAGCGCCTGGTGTGGCGCGGCTCACGGCGGGCCTGAGAGCGCGGTTTGATCCGCGCGGCATTTTCAACAGCGGCCTGATGGGCGCGGCGCAGTAA
- a CDS encoding FAD-linked oxidase C-terminal domain-containing protein, translating into MEMPKPDQEVLSRKARIVARLREVLPDTAVIHDERETRAYECDALTAYKCPPMVAVLPQNTKEVAAVLRICHEEGVPVVPRGSGTSLAGGALPTADCVILGVARMNDVIETDYQNRLIRVQTGRTNLSVTGAVEEDGFFYAPDPSSQLACAIAGNIAMNSGGAHCLKYGVTTNNLMGVTMVMMDGEIVEIGGGHLDSSGLDLLGLICGSEGQLGVVTEATLRILPKPEGARPVLMGFDDNEVAGACVSDIIKAGVLPVAIEFMDRPCIEATEAFAKAGYPMCEALLIVEVEGSEAEIDHQLSLIMEIARRHNPVELRESKSAEESAAIWLGRKSAFGAMGQINDYMCLDGTIPVSSLPMVLRRIGEMSEEFGLKVGNVFHAGDGNMHPLILFDANKPGDLELCEAFGAEILKLCVEAGGCLTGEHGVGIEKRDLMHVQYAPADLEAQMAVKDVFDPGWLLNPAKVFPLDASEARRAPPMAAE; encoded by the coding sequence ATGGAAATGCCAAAACCCGATCAAGAAGTCCTCTCGCGCAAAGCGCGGATTGTGGCCCGTTTGAGGGAGGTTCTGCCAGATACGGCCGTCATCCATGACGAGCGGGAAACGCGTGCCTATGAATGTGATGCGCTGACCGCATACAAATGCCCGCCCATGGTCGCGGTGCTGCCGCAGAACACCAAGGAGGTCGCCGCGGTTTTGCGGATCTGCCACGAAGAGGGTGTGCCGGTGGTGCCGCGCGGGTCTGGCACGTCGCTTGCGGGTGGGGCGCTGCCGACGGCGGACTGTGTTATTCTGGGCGTCGCCCGGATGAATGATGTGATCGAGACCGACTATCAAAACCGGTTGATCCGCGTGCAAACGGGACGCACCAATCTAAGCGTGACGGGCGCGGTGGAAGAAGACGGGTTTTTCTATGCACCGGACCCTTCATCGCAGCTGGCCTGTGCCATCGCCGGCAACATCGCGATGAACTCGGGCGGGGCGCATTGTCTCAAATATGGCGTGACGACCAACAATCTGATGGGCGTGACCATGGTGATGATGGATGGCGAGATCGTCGAGATTGGCGGCGGTCATCTGGATTCGAGCGGGCTGGACCTGCTCGGCCTGATCTGCGGATCTGAAGGGCAGCTTGGCGTCGTTACAGAAGCGACTTTGCGTATCTTGCCAAAGCCGGAAGGCGCGCGCCCGGTGTTGATGGGGTTTGACGACAACGAAGTGGCAGGGGCCTGTGTGTCGGACATCATCAAGGCGGGGGTTTTGCCCGTTGCGATTGAATTTATGGACCGGCCCTGCATCGAGGCCACGGAGGCCTTTGCCAAGGCGGGCTATCCCATGTGCGAGGCGCTGTTGATCGTCGAGGTTGAAGGGTCAGAAGCCGAAATTGACCACCAATTGTCATTGATCATGGAGATCGCGCGCCGCCACAATCCGGTGGAATTGCGCGAAAGCAAATCGGCCGAGGAAAGCGCGGCGATTTGGCTGGGCCGGAAATCGGCCTTTGGTGCGATGGGGCAGATCAACGATTACATGTGTCTGGACGGCACTATCCCGGTCAGCAGTTTGCCGATGGTTTTGCGGCGCATTGGCGAGATGTCGGAAGAGTTCGGTCTGAAGGTTGGCAATGTGTTTCACGCAGGGGATGGCAATATGCATCCGCTGATCCTGTTTGACGCCAACAAGCCTGGTGATCTTGAGCTTTGCGAGGCGTTTGGCGCCGAGATCCTCAAGCTTTGCGTTGAGGCGGGTGGATGTTTGACCGGCGAGCATGGTGTGGGCATCGAAAAGCGCGACCTGATGCATGTGCAATATGCGCCTGCGGATCTTGAGGCGCAGATGGCAGTGAAAGATGTGTTCGACCCCGGTTGGCTGCTGAACCCTGCCAAGGTGTTTCCATTGGACGCCTCCGAGGCACGGCGTGCCCCGCCAATGGCGGCGGAGTGA
- a CDS encoding DUF599 domain-containing protein, whose amino-acid sequence MDWPAQLTLFEPLDFAAVAINLALWLIVGWRVEHPTAKRPSVSKIMAGYRREWMRQMITREPRIFDAQTVATLRQGTSFFASTSVIAIGGTLALMGNADSLANVAQDLTTEAQPRIVWEIKLLLVVFFLTNAFLKFAWSNRLFGYCSVVMAAVPNDPGHSNAIRMADKAAELNITAARSFNRGLRSVYFALASVAWLAGALPLIIGAIITLIVIWRREFASLSREILLKT is encoded by the coding sequence ATGGATTGGCCTGCACAACTCACCCTTTTTGAACCGCTCGACTTTGCCGCTGTCGCCATCAATCTGGCACTTTGGCTGATTGTCGGTTGGCGGGTGGAACATCCTACGGCGAAGCGGCCATCGGTCTCCAAGATCATGGCCGGATATCGCCGCGAATGGATGCGCCAGATGATCACCCGTGAGCCGCGCATCTTCGACGCGCAAACGGTCGCGACGCTGCGGCAGGGCACGTCTTTCTTTGCCTCCACCAGCGTTATCGCGATCGGCGGCACGCTTGCGCTGATGGGCAATGCCGACAGCCTTGCAAATGTCGCCCAAGACCTGACCACGGAGGCCCAGCCGCGCATTGTATGGGAAATCAAGCTACTGCTTGTGGTGTTTTTCCTGACCAATGCGTTCTTGAAATTTGCATGGTCAAACCGTCTGTTTGGCTATTGTTCTGTCGTGATGGCAGCCGTTCCAAATGATCCCGGCCATAGCAATGCCATCCGGATGGCAGACAAGGCGGCGGAGCTGAACATAACAGCTGCACGCAGCTTTAACCGGGGTTTGCGATCTGTCTATTTCGCGTTGGCCAGTGTGGCATGGCTGGCGGGGGCCCTGCCTTTGATTATTGGTGCAATAATCACACTGATTGTGATCTGGCGGCGGGAATTCGCCTCCTTGTCACGTGAAATTCTTTTGAAAACTTGA
- the rlmH gene encoding 23S rRNA (pseudouridine(1915)-N(3))-methyltransferase RlmH, which produces MRVHICAVGRLRAGPEKTLIDDYLTRFDRTGRNLGLGPARVVEVEDKKGGGMAAEAALLQKAIPQGALICVLDERGKVEKSPDFANRLANWRDMGRGDLAFVIGGADGIDSALRGTADHSLSFGKMVWPHMMVRVMLSEQLYRAASILSGGPYHRT; this is translated from the coding sequence ATGCGTGTTCATATCTGTGCTGTCGGGCGGCTGCGTGCCGGTCCCGAGAAAACCCTCATTGATGATTATCTGACCCGCTTTGACCGGACAGGCCGCAACCTTGGCCTTGGTCCGGCGCGGGTCGTTGAGGTTGAGGACAAAAAGGGCGGCGGTATGGCGGCAGAGGCCGCGCTGTTGCAAAAGGCGATCCCGCAAGGGGCGCTGATCTGTGTGCTGGATGAGCGCGGCAAGGTTGAAAAGTCACCGGATTTTGCCAACCGTTTGGCCAATTGGCGCGACATGGGGCGCGGTGATCTGGCCTTTGTGATCGGCGGCGCGGATGGAATTGATTCGGCTTTGCGCGGAACGGCAGATCATTCCCTGTCATTTGGTAAGATGGTTTGGCCGCATATGATGGTGCGGGTGATGCTGTCAGAACAATTGTACCGTGCGGCGTCGATCCTATCCGGTGGACCATACCACCGGACCTAG
- the rsfS gene encoding ribosome silencing factor: protein MSVAGEMTTSDALLATILKSLEDDKAEDIVQINLRGKTEIGDYMVICTGRSTRQVSAISEKLAQRVKDEFGRTPKVEGKDIGDWVLIDTGDVIVHVFRPEVREFYQLEKMWVGGDAPAPQN from the coding sequence ATGTCTGTTGCCGGTGAGATGACCACAAGCGATGCGCTTTTGGCGACAATCCTGAAATCCCTTGAAGACGACAAAGCCGAAGACATCGTGCAGATCAATCTGCGCGGCAAAACGGAGATCGGTGATTACATGGTTATTTGTACGGGCCGTTCGACCCGTCAGGTTTCCGCGATCTCCGAAAAGCTGGCTCAGCGCGTCAAGGATGAATTCGGGCGGACGCCCAAGGTGGAAGGCAAGGACATTGGCGACTGGGTCTTGATCGACACAGGCGACGTGATTGTGCATGTTTTCCGCCCTGAAGTGCGTGAATTCTATCAGTTGGAAAAGATGTGGGTTGGGGGCGATGCGCCCGCGCCGCAAAACTGA
- a CDS encoding mechanosensitive ion channel family protein — MSLQTLFASVMSFLEGVITPGWRQNQILILIALALIAWGLHRLSDTALQNWVRSREGWSKWQLRIVVQVRRRLGLMWFALMAAGVYLVMQNVTWPSRSYLIGLAATLAIVWVGIAFAVRLVRNRFLRRMVTWALWIYATLYFLNVADEVSEFLEGVALKIGEFRLSLLDMITALVVIGVLFTFARLVSTTTAASIRRNEDISPSMQVLAVKGVQIFLYGIAFFMGVRAVGIDLTGLAVLSGAIGVGLGFGLQKVVSNLVSGVIILIDKSIKPGDVISLGETFGWIQTLGARYASVVTRDGKEYLIPNEDLITGQVVNWSHSNDFVRLDIYFGTAYSDDPHKVRKLAIEAAKGVDRVLGFKAPVCHIVGFGDSSVDYILRFWIKDPTGGLTNIRGNVYLALWDIFKENDISIPFPQREVRMLEDSQLSLSRRPVGEALD; from the coding sequence ATGTCGCTGCAAACCCTGTTTGCGAGCGTAATGAGTTTCCTTGAGGGGGTTATCACCCCCGGATGGCGACAGAATCAGATCCTGATCCTGATTGCCTTGGCATTGATTGCCTGGGGCTTGCACCGTCTGTCAGACACTGCATTGCAAAACTGGGTGCGCTCGCGTGAAGGCTGGTCGAAATGGCAGCTGCGTATTGTGGTGCAGGTGCGCCGGCGTTTGGGGTTGATGTGGTTCGCGCTCATGGCGGCGGGTGTTTATCTGGTCATGCAGAATGTGACCTGGCCGTCGCGATCCTATCTGATCGGGCTGGCAGCCACACTGGCGATTGTATGGGTCGGGATCGCCTTTGCCGTGCGATTGGTTCGCAACCGGTTCTTACGGCGTATGGTGACATGGGCGCTTTGGATTTATGCAACGCTGTATTTCCTCAATGTCGCGGACGAGGTTTCCGAATTTCTTGAGGGGGTCGCCCTCAAGATAGGGGAGTTCCGCCTGTCCTTGCTGGATATGATCACGGCTTTGGTGGTGATCGGGGTATTGTTTACCTTTGCCAGATTGGTCAGCACCACCACTGCTGCCAGCATCCGCCGCAACGAAGATATCAGCCCCTCCATGCAGGTGCTGGCTGTCAAAGGGGTGCAGATATTCCTCTATGGTATCGCCTTCTTCATGGGTGTGCGGGCCGTTGGCATTGATCTGACCGGGCTTGCAGTGTTGTCGGGTGCGATTGGTGTGGGCCTCGGTTTTGGCCTGCAAAAGGTGGTGTCGAACCTGGTTTCGGGTGTGATCATCCTTATCGACAAATCCATCAAACCCGGTGATGTGATCAGCCTTGGGGAGACCTTCGGCTGGATCCAGACCCTTGGCGCGCGCTATGCCTCTGTGGTGACGCGGGACGGAAAGGAATACCTGATCCCGAATGAGGATCTGATCACCGGGCAAGTGGTTAACTGGTCGCATTCCAATGATTTTGTGCGCCTCGATATCTATTTTGGCACGGCTTATTCCGACGATCCCCATAAGGTGCGCAAACTGGCCATCGAAGCGGCCAAAGGCGTGGACAGAGTGCTCGGCTTCAAGGCGCCTGTGTGTCATATCGTTGGATTTGGTGACAGCAGTGTGGATTACATTCTGCGGTTCTGGATCAAAGACCCGACCGGGGGGCTGACAAATATTCGCGGCAACGTATATCTCGCGCTCTGGGATATCTTCAAAGAAAACGACATTTCCATCCCCTTCCCGCAGCGCGAAGTGCGCATGTTGGAAGACAGCCAGCTTTCCCTGTCGCGCAGACCGGTGGGCGAGGCGCTGGACTGA